TCATGTATTTCTTACCTTGGCATGTCCAATATGAAGATAACCATTTGGTTCAGGGGGGAACCGAGTATAAACTTTCCCTCCAGTCACCTTGAGATGTTTGTCAAGTACTTCCTTTGTATTGCTACATCTGAGAATAGAGCCATCACTGAAAAACACTTCTGTGTGAACCTgagaatataaaataacaaaaaatcttacgGACGCCTATGAATTCACCCATGAAAAAATGAGAATGTaacaacaaacatattataaaaagtttgttcCAGATCGCCACAATAAAAAGTGAAGCAATACAGATCATACTTAGTCTACTATTATTACCACTGAATCAACACCTAGATGAATGATTATCGATGGACGAGGAATCAGATGTGAAGAACGTGAACTTTAAAATCTCAGGAAAATAAATCAGTAGATGTTACCATAAAATTTTGTTCTGGCTGAGGGAATATAGTATATGGATTAAGCTCCTCTTCAGATGGCTCTGCGGTAGTTTCCACCACAGCTTTCTTTTCCTAAAGATAAGCCACAGAAATGAAGAATTAAAATCACAATATACacaacagagaaaaaaaaatcaatgaaacCTCCAATCACCTCGACTTTGGCAggcttctccttcttctccttcttttttgtaGGTTTTTCATTATCAGCAGCGGTTTTCTCACCAAGCAGCTCATACATTTTCTCATCTATGAGTTTCTATTGCAGACATAAGACTGGATAAGAAAACTACGATATCGTTTGTGACAAGCTAAGAAGACAGGCtgctaaaaaaaatgttaacgCACCTTTACAATCTTAGGATCGGCCCATGGCAAACTTTTCCGGACATGTCCAAATAATTCACCCACTACACAAACATAAATACATTATTCAACCAAGAAACAGAATAAGCCGGTTATGTGACAAATTATAGAGAATCAGAGCAATGGTAGATATGCCTCAAATAAACCGAATGCCTTAGACAGGAGGTATAGAGCAAACACTAACCATTAGTTCGATAGCGCTGCTccaatattgttttcttattctcttcAAAGATTCCTTTAACTGCTTTCTCAATATCTTCTGGGGAAACTTCAATCCCTGTTCCAAAACAATGATGAAGATCTCATCTCCAAATCCATGGAAAACACACAGCAAATTGTAACCTCAAAGCATTGtgttaataaagaaaaacagaaacccTACAAACATTGGCACTTAAAAGTAAGAAATATAATACATGCTCATAATCGCATAAACAAAAGTGCTTACCAACACCACATGCCTCTTCAAACTCATTCAGCTTAAAGTCCTCAGGACCGGTACTGGCAAAAAAGGCAAATGCAGCTTCCAATTGGGCTGGAGTTTTAATCTGCAGATTCATTAACAGAGAGAATCATAAAAACTTTAGCCCGTTTCCCATtgacaaaacagaaaataaccCAATTTCTGACAAAATCAAGGAGCCATATACCAACCTTAGAGTTAACAATGTACTTGAGCAATGTAGGGCGATGCACAAGAGCATTTGTAGGGAACTTAGTAGCGACCTGTTAAGTAAAACATAGCCTCAATAACTTTCTTATAAgcattgaaacaaaaatctgtGGAATTTTGGCTTAATTAGAAATATATCTCACCGAGTATAACAGATTGCCAGTATTTCGATCGCACCCATCAGTAACAGCAGCCTATACACAAGACAAAACATCATGAAAAGAAAGTTTTAATAATCCAATTGATCAAATCATGAACAGAATCATACATGCAACGgattcaaaatcatcaaactaaACATTTCGAATTGAGATTACATAAAAATTGGATTTAAGTCAACAGATTGATAGAAAGCAAAACTTTttcaaaggaaaatgaaaaacttaGTCCTCTTGTATCCAATTTCATCAGATACAATAAGAATCGATAGCCAACACACaggaagaaggaggaggaagaagagagagaggagaccTCGTGGATAACGGCGGTGAGATTGGCGGTGACCTTGTTATTATTGATGGTATTACGAGCTGTTTTCTCGTCCAAACCAATACTAATGAAGAGCTCAATAGATTTCTCGGAGTTATCGTCTTTGAGAACCATGGCGACGAAACTGACAAAGTAACAGAAACGAAAGTGAGACCACCTTAGGGTTTAATGGTGTGGAGGAGACACGGTTTTACTTTAACCAGATGTAACCCAAGTATTGGGGGAAATATTTAAACCGGAGTTTATTGATTGGTTAATTTAAACCGAAGATGGCTAATATAGAAAAGAGATATATTGGTGCAGTTTGAAAATTTCGAACCGAACCATAAACATGAAATGCAACCGAATCCAGACCTTGTCCGAGCCATCGCCAACCGCTACGCCGCGAATCTCCGCCTCTGTTTGCCGCTCCGACGAACATCTCTGCAGCTCGCGCGAGCCGTCCATGGAAATATCATTACTTTCGGGTTTCAGCCACGTGCCCATATCCTGAACCGTTTGATTGATGTTTATTGTAAATCGTCAGAGCTAAATTATGCACGCCAACTGTTCGATGAAATCTCTGAACCAGATAAAATTGCTAGAACCACCATGGTCTCTGGCTATTGTGCTTCCGGTGATATCACCCTCGCTCGAGGGGTTTTTGAGAAAGCTCCTGTGTGTATGCGTGATACTGTAATGTACAATGCGATGATCACTGGCTTTTCACATAACAATGATGGTTACTCTGCTATTAACCTCTTTTGTAAGATGAAGCATGAAGGATTCAAACCTGACAACTTCACTTTCGCAAGTGTTCTCGCGGGTTTAGCGTTAGTTGCCGATGACGAGAAGCAATGTGTGCAATTTCATGCCGCAGCTCTGAAATCTGGTGCTGGTTATATTACTTCGGTTTCTAACGCTCTGGTGTCTGTGTATTCGAAATGTGCGTCTTCTCCGTCTCTGCTACATTCAGCTAGAAAAGTGTTTGATGAGATTCTTGAGAAAGATGAGAGGTCGTGGACGACTATGATGACGGGTTATGTAAAGAATGGTTATTTTGATTTAGGGGAAGAGTTGCTTGAGGGGATGGACGACAATATGAAGCTGGTTGCTTATAATGCTATGATTTCTGGTTATGTTAATCGTGGTTTTTATCAGGAGGCATTGGAGATGGTAAGAAGGATGGTTTCATCTGGAATTGAGCTCGATGAGTTTACATATCCTAGCGTTATTAGGGCGTGTGCCACAGCTGGATTGCTTCAGTTGGGAAAGCAAGTTCATGCTTATGTATTAAGAAGGGAGGATTTCTCGTTTCATTTTGACAATTCGTTAGTTTCGTTATACTACAAATGCGGTAAGTTTGATGAGGCGAGAGCCATTTTTGAGAAAATGCCGGCAAAAGACTTGGTTTCCTGGAATGCGTTGTTGTCAGGGTATGTTAGTTCTGGGCACATAGGTGAGGCGAAGTTGATTTTCAAAgagatgaaagagaagaatattCTATCATGGATGATAATGATATCCGGGTTAGCTGAAAATGGGtttggagaagaaggtttGAAGCTGTTTTCTTGTATGAAGAGAGAAGGTTTCGAGCCTTGTGATTACGCTTTTTCCGGGGCAATCAAATCATGTGCCGTGCTGGGAGCATATTGCAATGGGCAACAGTACCATGCACAGTTGCTTAAAATAGGGTTTGACTCTAGCCTCTCTGCTGGAAACGCTCTGATTACAATGTATGCGAAATGCGGGGTTGTGGAGGAAGCTCGACAGGTGTTTCGAACTATGCCTTGTCTGGATTCGGTTTCCTGGAATGCGTTGATTGCTGCATTGGGACAGCATGGCCATGGTGCTGAAGCAGTAGATGTGTATGAGGAGATGCTAAAGAAAGGGATAAGACCGGATCGGATTACGTTGCTTACAGTTTTGACAGCATGTAGCCACGCGGGTTTAGTGGACCAGGGACGGAAATATTTTGATTCTATGGAGACTGTTTACCGTATACCTCCAGGTGCAGATCATTACGCAAGGCTGATCGATTTGCTTTGTCGTTCTGGGAAATTCTCTGATGCGGAAAGTGTAATCGAATCATTACCTTTCAAACCTACTGCAGAAATCTGGGAAGCTCTTCTTTCTGGTTGCAGAGTGCATGGAAACATGGAACTAGGGATCATCGCTGCAGACAAACTCTTCGGTCTCATACCAGAACATGATGGGACATACATGCTCTTATCAAACATGCACGCAGCTACTGGCCAGTGGGAGGAAGTGGCAAGGGTACGTAAACTAATGCGGGATCGAGgtgtaaaaaaagaagtagcTTGTAGTTGGATTGAAATGGAGACACAAGTGCATACATTTCTAGTTGATGATACATCACATCCAGAAGCAGAAGCTGTTTACATCTATCTTCAAGACCTGGGTAAAGAGATGAGGAGACTCGGGTATGTACCAGACACGAGCTTCGTGTTGCACGACGTAGAGTCTGATGGTCACAAGGAAGATATGTTGACAACTCATAGTGAGAAGATTGCGGTTGCTTTTGGGCTAATGAAACTTCCTCCGGGAACAACTATTAGGATTTTCAAGAACTTGAGGACTTGTGGAGATTGCCATAACTTCTTCAGGTTCTTGTCGTGGGTGGTGCAGCGAGACATTATCTTGAGAGACAGGAAGAGGTTTCATCATTTCCGGAATGGCGAGTGTTCTTGTGGTAACTTCTGGTAGCCGAGGTATTCATATTTGGCAATTCATTTAGACTTCATACATAGATTTTTTTGCAAGGAGAAAGCAATAGTGAATAAAAGAGACTCAAGGAGCAGCTTTTGAATCCTGAGTGTTATGTTGAAGACATGCCATGCCATATTCACTGTTCTTGCAGATTGCTATATCTCCTCTAGGCTCTAGCAAAATCCCTTACTCTAATAATACTTGCTTCCCAAGGAAACTAAAAGAAGCAACAATTGTAAGgcttttttttgtccaaaGGCCCACAATTCTTAACAGATCTGACTTTCAGGTTATATATTTCTTCATTCTTACAAAGTCGAacgtcttctttctttatttcttgaCATAAGACAAAGTTGAACTATATATGTTAACATACTTAGTCAACTTGAACCCACTATTACAGAAGAGTCAAGTTAAGCACGGCAATTATTAATTAACCACATAAAAATCTTTGTTAAAACCAAACCGGAAGATGTTAACCAGCAAAGAACGAGTCAAAAGACACAACTCACGAAAGCGGAAACAAGCCAACGcgggaaaacaaaacacaccccacaaaaccaaattggTCTCAGCTTTTCATAGGAATCATTGTCCTTGCACTGACTTGAATCTCAAAGGTTCCTTATTTTGACTCAATCTCAAACGCATTGTACCATTaaaactctcttcttcacacATTTAAGATGTTCTTCATTGTCAGTTTAATGCATTAAGTagatgaaaagagaaacaacaaaagacaaGCCCCTTTGTTGTCTAATCTAATCCCACACAAGAATTTTGGAATATCCTCTGTCGGTGCATAAATTTCACTCAAAACAAATCTTGGTTTGCTTTCACTAGTTAATCATATCACACTAATTAAGCACACATGTGAGATTTAGATTGAGATTGAGTTCGACAGAGAAAACACTTTCCTCACAACACAGTCAAGATTTAccgagaaagaagaaaactttaatttgtattaatcAACTGGAGACCTAAACgtttttgtatagttttaTTCAGAACAATTTAGAAGAAAGaattaatcaagaaaaatattagcagaggaagaaggagcTTCTCAAGAACTTGACCCTCAATTCCAGAATTAcacaaattcatcatcatcatcatcatcatctctgcAGATTCTGTAAAAGCAACAATGAATCAGAATCTCTCAAACTAAAAAAGTCTCAAGCTTTTCAAATccgtgatgatgatgatgattgatgattaTACCTTGGTTTATTCTGGAACCTTATATGCATCATGTGTCACTTCAGTCAAATACAACCCTGGAAACAAACTctgcaaagaacaaaaagaatccaaatttcagtttcaacaaaaatctaacaaaaaaatttcaaatcgTTCACCAAATTGCAAAATCTAAAAGACTTACATCGAGTTTTTTCTGAACAGTTTTGGACCGTTTCTTGGGCCGACGCGGTGCTCGGTGACCTACCATCCCAATGaaatcttcttccatctcctTCTTCGATAGCTTCATAGAGAACATAGGACGCTTCTTCTCCGCTTCGACCACTCCGCCGCCGCCTCTCACCGGAGATGGATTCTTCACTACCTTCTCCTCAATCACAATTCCTTTATTGATCAAACTGTTGGATTCCGGTTCTTTACACGCTGCTGCTCTTCTTTTCCTTAGATTCCACGGCTTCACCGGAGgaatcatctccttctcttgaCCGGAACCAGAACCAGAACCAGAACCGTCGATTtgttcctcttcctcttcggTTACGCCTTTGTTAAACATCGATTGTGTGATCTTATCTGTCTCCGTCTTCAGATCCGACATAAGCTTCACCCTGAACTCTTCGATCCCTTCTTCGCTTCCCGATTTAAACGGTCGGCGATGATCGGAGTTACCGAATCGAAACGGCATCGAAACGGGAGAATCAGCGAATTCCAGAGGCGGAGATCGGCGTCGTAGTCGGTGATCGCCGCCGGGACCTCCtccgttgttgttgttgttgctgataGAGTCGATCTTCGTGCACTTGAGTTGTCTCTGATTCCCCCATAAGTTCGGGAGAGGGAAATTGTGAAGAGTCTTCGATCGTTGCTCAGGTCTCGTTGTCGTCGTCGTCATCTCACCGGGAAATACCATTGATTCTGTTGCActtactctttcttcttctctattcgATCCACGAACCAGGAACGaatcaatctctttctctttctctaccAAACTCGAGAAAAATCGTTAGTTTTCAGATTCGCCGGAAAATTGTTACCGGCGGTgcgttttttattttctcgttGTGCGTTTTTTGCTGTGATATACAAAGCTTCGTGTATATATACCAGAAATTTTTTAGGAAATTAATGTTGCATCGGAGGGTAAGTTCGGTAATTTCATTAGATGGTAGCTAAAATGCGCATGTGTTTGGGGTTTACATTTTCCCGGGTTCATTAacattttccattttcaagTAAGTCGGTGAATCAATAGCCGTTGGATTGCTTTAGTCTTTCATCTTAACCGTTTATTTTAACCCATCGCACAATCTCACTCGAAgcctttttgtttccttttttttgtgtgagtTTCTTCTCCGTTTCTAATAACACTTTTACTAGgtcaatttgaaaaattaagataccaatttccttttttcgaaaatttaaTGGCTTCTAGTAATCTATAATTCGGTTACCTCAATATCTTaggtcctttttttttttttgatcaaaatatcTTAGGTCTAATCTATATGCATTAGAGAAAAAGTTTgttacacaaaataaaaataaccgTTGGATTGCTTTAGTCTTTCATCTTAACCGTTTATTTTAACCCATCGCACAATCTCACTCGAAgcctttttgtttccttttttttgtgtgagtTTCTTCTCCGTTTCTAATAACACTTTTACTAGgtcaatttgaaaaattaagataccaatttccttttttcgaaaatttaaTGGCTTCTAGTAATCTATAATTCGGTTACCTCAATATCTTaggtcctttttttttttttgatcaaaatatcTTAGGTCTAATCTATATGCATTAGAGAAAAAGTTTgttacacaaaataaaaataaactccAAAGTCCAAAGTCTACTCGCTTTTCTCAAAGGATCAATTTAAAGTATGATCCAGGTATAATAAGCTGTGACATATCTTGCTCGAGaaacaaatctcaaatcaTTTGAATCTATATACAATTATCTGATAAATGtcaactaaaaatatatttattaatgaatttGAGAAGTTTCCATATTTATctgacgacaaaaaaaaaaaaaaaaaaatccaaacgaCACTTTATAATTTCTAGTAGATATTTGAGAAGTAGTCAACTTTCCATTTTTGAAGTGTTTTTATTAcctataataataatgaagtTGAAGTTCTTAAAAAGGGTATATTAcgaaatttaactttttacaTGATTTATAGATCCCACAATCTTTTACTATGACTTACTCATCAAGATTCAATCTGGTTCTTCTTTTTGGATGTGTACAGAAGAAAATATCCAGCTCCTGCAGCCATCACTGACATAATGAAACCTGGCTTATTGATCTTGAACGGAATCTTGCTAATGATATAACCCACTGTACACCGTATCGCAAAACGTAATCCGCAACTTGCTTTGAACTTTTGGATTGAGAATCCCTGGATCAAATCAATACAATAAGAATGAGTAGTGAAGCAGTGCTAGTAACATTTGCTAAGAACTTTCTAAGCTTGTCTTTTTGTGATATGTTTCCTAAGAATGTAAGTTTTTGTGTGCATTTGGAATTAAAGAAGAGTTTTACCTCtggtaatttgttttctactgCCAGCTTCTCGATATGCAGCCTTACGTTTGATGATGCAGCCCACCAGAATTTGCGATCCACACTTGAGTACACCTTAGCAACAATGTCATATAACGTCTGAGCTCCATCCACAGTGGCCTTTAGGATTGATTTTTCTCTGCTTCTGCGGTTTCTGGAAAACAAGATCACCCCTCCCATCAAAAttcctttatatattaatgtatcAAATATCTTAATAAGTTCACTCTACTTTTATCTGATCAAACTGATAGACAAAACAGTAACAGGGTTTTAAACATCAGATTATCCACTACAGCATATTCTTATTCATACTTGAGATATCCACAAAGCATGTGTTTCGGCCACAAATTGACCCTTCCATGCATGGGAATCACCACATTTGGAGAAAGCTCCAGGAATTTATATGTCGACTGAAAGTAATCCTGCAACGGAAAATTGGAAATTAAGGAAGTGCATTTACTATCTTACCCAACACCTAACattgaaacaacaaatttgGAAACAAAACGCTACTAGAAAACATCGCAATCTACCACAGGTAAACCCTCACACTACGTTTGCATTGAAGtattcaaaacagaaaacagaCTGAGCATGCTTATACTTACTGTCATGTTACCACCTGCCCTGATGTCCAAGAAAGCACTTCCTTGACTGAAACAACCCAAAATGGTGAGTTAACATTTCTTGAGTTAATCAAATTTGACTGATTTGAATTAGCCTATAGCAACATAAATTTTAGTTGCTTGTCTTACCCAACACAATGATCACCAACAATCAGAGATTGAGTGGAGGTATGAAGTAGTGACATATGACCATCTGTGTGTCCCTGGAGTATTTTACTTAGTTAAGAGTTTATCAAAATGTATACTTTCAGCAGTGCAGCCAATCTGAGAGCTATCAAGGATTTAAAGAGCTGGATGGTACCGGAGCAAAAATGACGGTCAGTTTTTGACCGTTGACATAGATGTTTTCTCCTCCAGAAACTGGGGTATAGTTACCAGACCAACCACCTGGACTCAGAGAGTATCCGAACATTAGAAGGTGGATTTTATGAATGGAAAACAATATAGAAGAATGATACCAATGCGATGCCTAGTTTTAGCATGTGCCACTAGAATAGCATCAGGATTGCTCTCTTGTATAGCAGAAAGACCTGAAGCagagatgaagatgaataACATTGGCAATGgcataaaaatgttttagaatttcaagagagtaaaaataaaaacaaaagaagccaCACCAAAGCAgaacgagaaaaaaaaaacaaatctttaccAT
This sequence is a window from Arabidopsis thaliana chromosome 1 sequence. Protein-coding genes within it:
- a CDS encoding Pentatricopeptide repeat (PPR) superfamily protein (Pentatricopeptide repeat (PPR) superfamily protein; FUNCTIONS IN: molecular_function unknown; INVOLVED IN: biological_process unknown; LOCATED IN: cellular_component unknown; EXPRESSED IN: 16 plant structures; EXPRESSED DURING: 9 growth stages; CONTAINS InterPro DOMAIN/s: Pentatricopeptide repeat (InterPro:IPR002885); BEST Arabidopsis thaliana protein match is: pentatricopeptide (PPR) repeat-containing protein (TAIR:AT2G22070.1); Has 48992 Blast hits to 14461 proteins in 282 species: Archae - 2; Bacteria - 7; Metazoa - 148; Fungi - 100; Plants - 48130; Viruses - 0; Other Eukaryotes - 605 (source: NCBI BLink).), translated to MQPNPDLVRAIANRYAANLRLCLPLRRTSLQLARAVHGNIITFGFQPRAHILNRLIDVYCKSSELNYARQLFDEISEPDKIARTTMVSGYCASGDITLARGVFEKAPVCMRDTVMYNAMITGFSHNNDGYSAINLFCKMKHEGFKPDNFTFASVLAGLALVADDEKQCVQFHAAALKSGAGYITSVSNALVSVYSKCASSPSLLHSARKVFDEILEKDERSWTTMMTGYVKNGYFDLGEELLEGMDDNMKLVAYNAMISGYVNRGFYQEALEMVRRMVSSGIELDEFTYPSVIRACATAGLLQLGKQVHAYVLRREDFSFHFDNSLVSLYYKCGKFDEARAIFEKMPAKDLVSWNALLSGYVSSGHIGEAKLIFKEMKEKNILSWMIMISGLAENGFGEEGLKLFSCMKREGFEPCDYAFSGAIKSCAVLGAYCNGQQYHAQLLKIGFDSSLSAGNALITMYAKCGVVEEARQVFRTMPCLDSVSWNALIAALGQHGHGAEAVDVYEEMLKKGIRPDRITLLTVLTACSHAGLVDQGRKYFDSMETVYRIPPGADHYARLIDLLCRSGKFSDAESVIESLPFKPTAEIWEALLSGCRVHGNMELGIIAADKLFGLIPEHDGTYMLLSNMHAATGQWEEVARVRKLMRDRGVKKEVACSWIEMETQVHTFLVDDTSHPEAEAVYIYLQDLGKEMRRLGYVPDTSFVLHDVESDGHKEDMLTTHSEKIAVAFGLMKLPPGTTIRIFKNLRTCGDCHNFFRFLSWVVQRDIILRDRKRFHHFRNGECSCGNFW
- a CDS encoding hypothetical protein (DUF1639) (Protein of unknown function (DUF1639); CONTAINS InterPro DOMAIN/s: Protein of unknown function DUF1639 (InterPro:IPR012438); BEST Arabidopsis thaliana protein match is: Protein of unknown function (DUF1639) (TAIR:AT1G68340.1); Has 265 Blast hits to 265 proteins in 16 species: Archae - 0; Bacteria - 0; Metazoa - 1; Fungi - 0; Plants - 264; Viruses - 0; Other Eukaryotes - 0 (source: NCBI BLink).); its protein translation is MVFPGEMTTTTTRPEQRSKTLHNFPLPNLWGNQRQLKCTKIDSISNNNNNGGGPGGDHRLRRRSPPLEFADSPVSMPFRFGNSDHRRPFKSGSEEGIEEFRVKLMSDLKTETDKITQSMFNKGVTEEEEEQIDGSGSGSGSGQEKEMIPPVKPWNLRKRRAAACKEPESNSLINKGIVIEEKVVKNPSPVRGGGGVVEAEKKRPMFSMKLSKKEMEEDFIGMVGHRAPRRPKKRSKTVQKKLDSLFPGLYLTEVTHDAYKVPE